The Allochromatium tepidum genome has a window encoding:
- the ftsZ gene encoding cell division protein FtsZ: MFELMDTHSQNAVIKVIGVGGGGSNAVNHMVASTIEGVDFICANTDAQALRHSNVKTILQLGAGITKGLGAGADPDVGRHAALEDRDRIQEALEGADMVFITAGMGGGTGTGAAPIVAQVAKELGILTVAVVTKPFPFEGTKRRRIADEGISELAQHVDSLITIPNEKLLAVLGKDTSLLDAFKAANDVLLNATQGIAELITCRGLINVDFADVKTVMSNMGVAMMGTGSARGEHRAREAAEAAIKSPLLEDIDLAGAKGILVNITAGMTLTIGEFDEVGNTVRDFADDDATVVVGTVVDPELEDELRVTVVATGLGDRRVKVKRTAGEPSVRLVTADSSDSTPDYREMDRRPAVYRKGAGSAASDAGGDNDLDYLDIPAFLRRQAD, encoded by the coding sequence ATGTTCGAACTGATGGATACCCACAGTCAGAATGCCGTCATCAAGGTCATCGGTGTCGGTGGCGGCGGCAGCAATGCGGTCAATCACATGGTGGCCTCGACCATCGAGGGCGTGGACTTCATCTGCGCCAACACGGACGCGCAGGCACTGCGTCATTCCAACGTCAAGACCATCCTGCAGCTGGGGGCGGGCATCACCAAGGGACTGGGCGCGGGCGCCGACCCGGACGTCGGTCGGCACGCGGCACTCGAAGACCGTGACCGTATCCAGGAAGCGCTCGAAGGCGCCGACATGGTGTTCATCACCGCCGGCATGGGCGGCGGCACGGGTACGGGTGCGGCGCCCATCGTGGCCCAGGTCGCCAAGGAGTTGGGTATCCTGACCGTGGCCGTGGTCACCAAACCCTTCCCCTTCGAGGGCACCAAGCGTCGACGCATCGCCGATGAAGGGATCTCGGAGTTGGCCCAGCACGTCGACTCGCTCATCACCATCCCCAACGAAAAGCTGCTGGCGGTGCTGGGCAAGGACACGAGCCTGCTCGATGCCTTCAAGGCCGCCAACGACGTCCTGCTCAACGCCACCCAGGGCATCGCCGAACTCATCACCTGCCGCGGTCTGATCAACGTCGACTTCGCCGACGTCAAGACCGTCATGTCGAACATGGGCGTGGCCATGATGGGCACAGGCTCGGCACGCGGCGAGCACCGCGCGCGCGAGGCCGCCGAGGCCGCCATCAAGAGCCCGCTGCTGGAAGACATCGATCTGGCCGGCGCCAAGGGCATCCTGGTCAACATCACCGCCGGCATGACCCTGACCATCGGCGAGTTCGACGAGGTGGGTAACACGGTGCGCGACTTCGCCGACGACGACGCCACCGTGGTCGTGGGCACCGTGGTCGATCCGGAGCTGGAGGACGAGCTGCGCGTGACCGTGGTGGCCACCGGACTCGGCGACCGGCGCGTCAAGGTCAAGCGCACGGCGGGCGAACCGTCCGTGCGTCTGGTGACGGCGGACTCCAGTGATTCCACACCCGACTATCGCGAAATGGACCGCCGTCCGGCCGTCTATCGCAAGGGGGCGGGTTCCGCCGCCTCAGATGCCGGCGGCGACAACGACCTGGATTACCTGGACATTCCTGCCTTCCTGCGTCGTCAGGCGGATTGA
- the lpxC gene encoding UDP-3-O-acyl-N-acetylglucosamine deacetylase: MLKQRTLKNAIRATGVGLHTGEKVELTLRPAAPDTGIVFRRIDLDQPVTIAATPFNVGDTRLSTTLVHGDVRVSTIEHLLSAFAGLGIDNAYVDLAAAEVPIMDGSAAPFVFLLQSAGIEEQAKAKRFIRIKRPVEVRDGDKFARFTPYDGFKVNFSIEFDHPAFQSRSNRAEIDFSTTSFVRELSRARTFGFLRDIEALRRQNLALGGSLDNAVVVDEYRILNEEGLRYEDEFVRHKILDAVGDLYLLGHTLIGAFEGHKSGHALNNLLLRALVADEAAWEEVVFEDSAAAPICYAQPVPAL, encoded by the coding sequence ATGCTCAAGCAGCGTACATTGAAGAACGCCATCCGGGCGACCGGGGTCGGCCTGCATACGGGCGAGAAGGTCGAACTGACCCTGCGTCCGGCGGCGCCCGATACGGGGATCGTCTTTCGTCGCATCGATCTGGACCAACCCGTCACCATCGCGGCCACACCCTTCAACGTCGGCGACACGCGGTTGTCGACCACCCTGGTCCATGGCGATGTGCGGGTCTCGACCATCGAGCACCTGCTCTCGGCCTTCGCCGGTCTGGGGATCGACAACGCCTATGTGGATCTGGCCGCCGCCGAGGTGCCGATCATGGACGGCAGCGCCGCGCCCTTCGTCTTCCTGCTGCAATCGGCGGGGATCGAGGAGCAAGCCAAGGCCAAGCGCTTCATCCGCATCAAGCGACCGGTCGAGGTCCGCGACGGCGACAAGTTCGCACGCTTCACGCCCTACGACGGCTTCAAGGTGAACTTCTCGATCGAGTTCGATCATCCGGCCTTCCAGTCGCGCTCGAACCGGGCCGAGATCGATTTCTCGACCACGTCCTTCGTGCGTGAACTGAGTCGGGCACGGACCTTCGGCTTCCTGCGCGATATCGAGGCACTGCGCCGGCAGAATCTGGCCCTCGGCGGCAGTCTGGACAATGCCGTGGTGGTCGACGAATACCGCATCCTCAACGAGGAGGGCCTGCGCTACGAGGACGAGTTCGTCCGACACAAGATCCTCGATGCCGTCGGCGATCTCTATCTGCTGGGCCATACCCTGATCGGCGCCTTCGAGGGCCACAAGTCCGGGCATGCGCTCAACAATCTGCTGCTGCGCGCGCTCGTCGCCGATGAAGCGGCCTGGGAAGAGGTCGTGTTCGAGGACTCCGCCGCCGCGCCGATCTGCTATGCCCAGCCGGTGCCCGCCCTCTGA